From a region of the Leptospira montravelensis genome:
- a CDS encoding NAD(P)(+) transhydrogenase (Re/Si-specific) subunit beta: MELISILNLSYLVASILFIVGIKQLAHPKTATRGNLLGALGMLIAVVATLFDKAILTYDWILVGVLIGSLIGIILAIKIQMTAMPQLVAILNGFGGIASVFVAGAALQLSIPKYAFAVNYQEIVSIVFSAIVGGITFSGSFIAFGKLQGFITEKAVRYPGDQLVKILVGLTAVGLGVYGCLVPTDESIYWILSGVSLLLGVFLVIPIGGADMPVVISLLNSYSGIAASATGFVLNNNVLIIAGSLVGASGIILTQIMCKAMNRSLTNVLFGGFGAVATEMKDDGDFYSGKVKSTSAEEVAMLLDVARSVVIVPGYGMAVAQAQHTVRDLYQLLTARGIDVTFAIHPVAGRMPGHMNVLLAEADIPYDRLKEMDEINSTFENVDVVIVNGANDVTNPLAKTDPKSPIAGMPILDVGNAKTVVVIKRSLSPGFAGVPNPLFIADNCLMLFGDGKKATQEMIAALKES, from the coding sequence ATGGAATTAATCAGCATCCTTAATCTTTCTTACCTTGTTGCTTCCATTCTTTTTATTGTTGGAATCAAACAATTGGCTCATCCCAAAACCGCAACCAGAGGAAATTTACTCGGTGCCTTGGGGATGCTCATCGCTGTTGTTGCGACACTCTTCGACAAAGCCATTTTAACTTATGATTGGATCCTTGTTGGTGTTCTGATTGGATCACTCATCGGAATTATTTTAGCAATCAAAATCCAAATGACTGCAATGCCACAACTTGTAGCCATACTCAACGGTTTTGGTGGAATTGCTTCGGTCTTTGTTGCCGGTGCAGCACTCCAACTTTCCATTCCTAAATATGCATTCGCAGTTAACTACCAAGAAATTGTATCCATTGTATTCTCTGCAATTGTTGGTGGAATTACTTTCTCTGGAAGTTTTATCGCCTTCGGTAAGTTACAAGGTTTTATTACAGAAAAAGCAGTTCGTTATCCCGGTGACCAACTTGTTAAAATCTTAGTTGGTCTTACCGCAGTGGGTCTTGGTGTGTATGGATGTTTAGTTCCCACCGATGAATCTATCTACTGGATTTTAAGTGGTGTGAGTTTACTTCTTGGGGTTTTCCTCGTGATTCCAATTGGTGGAGCAGACATGCCAGTGGTAATCTCTCTTCTTAACTCTTACTCAGGGATTGCAGCATCTGCAACAGGATTTGTTCTTAACAATAACGTTCTCATCATTGCTGGATCACTTGTTGGTGCTTCTGGAATTATTCTAACACAAATCATGTGTAAAGCGATGAATCGTAGTTTGACGAATGTACTTTTTGGTGGATTCGGGGCTGTCGCTACAGAAATGAAAGATGATGGCGATTTTTACTCAGGTAAAGTGAAGTCAACAAGTGCTGAAGAAGTCGCAATGTTGTTAGATGTCGCACGAAGTGTAGTGATTGTCCCTGGGTATGGTATGGCTGTAGCGCAAGCACAACATACTGTTCGAGATTTATATCAACTTTTAACTGCACGTGGTATCGATGTTACCTTTGCAATTCATCCAGTGGCAGGTCGTATGCCTGGTCATATGAACGTATTACTTGCAGAAGCAGATATTCCTTATGATCGATTGAAAGAGATGGACGAGATCAATAGTACTTTCGAAAATGTTGATGTTGTGATAGTCAATGGGGCGAATGACGTAACAAACCCTCTTGCAAAAACAGATCCAAAATCACCAATCGCTGGTATGCCGATTTTGGATGTTGGAAATGCAAAGACAGTAGTTGTCATTAAACGTTCCCTTAGTCCTGGATTTGCTGGAGTGCCTAACCCACTCTTCATTGCTGACAACTGTTTGATGTTGTTTGGTGATGGTAAAAAAGCAACTCAAGAGATGATCGCAGCTTTAAAAGAATCTTAG
- a CDS encoding SBBP repeat-containing protein, whose amino-acid sequence MEIRKLLFIILILICLDCKLTDLNNPSDTKTKAYLETALWNCVFRLVPCYEITQQNNGIKQWTRLLGGSSSVSTNSFTSATDFDGNNYIAGKVDGALPGQSKVSPSFYTDLFLAKYNTVGDLLWVRQLGSSGNYTSDAQSIHVDSFGDIIVTGLTQGSFGEYTSTEYGLVLVKYSQSGEKLWTKVFYGNSGSIIAGAGVTSDLQGNIYVTGYTQLTNINGEIASGIYNLILFKYDRTGNLLWTRVLAETPGSLIYGFNITYDRYSNQIFVCGHATGPGTFLGQTIGNTQESFIAAFREDGVNTWAKKVGQALTTVYARGVSSDHRGNVYLTGELTGLPIDGQTFSGTTAEVLIKYNVSGNREWTKLRGAGSGKTTISRGVYADNAGNVYTTGWTNGNLSNVSLNGTQDVYFSKYHFNGNLEWTRLSGSASVTLDGMGLSSDRYGTIFLTGGTTGNFDGKVKTGTKDAFVIKYK is encoded by the coding sequence ATGGAAATACGAAAACTTTTATTTATTATTTTGATTTTAATATGTTTGGATTGTAAACTAACAGATCTCAATAATCCATCTGACACAAAAACCAAAGCATACCTGGAAACAGCCTTGTGGAATTGTGTATTCAGACTAGTTCCATGTTATGAAATTACACAACAAAACAATGGTATTAAACAATGGACAAGGTTGTTAGGTGGCTCATCCTCTGTCTCAACAAATTCTTTTACCTCTGCAACTGATTTTGATGGTAATAACTATATTGCTGGAAAAGTAGATGGAGCACTTCCTGGACAATCGAAAGTTTCTCCAAGTTTTTATACGGACTTATTTCTTGCAAAATATAACACCGTAGGAGATCTCCTGTGGGTTCGACAATTAGGCTCTTCTGGTAATTATACTTCTGATGCGCAGTCGATTCATGTAGATTCTTTTGGTGATATTATTGTGACAGGGCTAACCCAAGGTTCTTTTGGCGAATATACTTCAACAGAATATGGTTTAGTTTTAGTAAAATATTCTCAATCGGGTGAAAAACTTTGGACTAAAGTATTTTATGGAAATTCGGGTTCCATAATTGCTGGAGCAGGAGTCACTTCTGATTTACAAGGGAATATTTATGTTACTGGGTACACTCAGCTAACAAATATTAACGGAGAGATTGCTTCTGGAATTTATAATTTGATTTTATTTAAGTATGATCGTACCGGTAATTTACTATGGACTCGGGTTCTAGCAGAGACTCCAGGTAGTTTAATTTACGGATTCAATATTACATACGATCGTTACTCTAACCAAATTTTTGTTTGTGGTCATGCCACAGGCCCTGGAACATTTTTAGGCCAAACCATTGGAAATACTCAGGAAAGTTTTATCGCTGCTTTTCGCGAGGATGGAGTCAATACTTGGGCAAAAAAAGTGGGCCAAGCGCTGACTACTGTTTATGCGCGTGGAGTTTCTTCGGATCATCGTGGTAACGTTTATTTAACAGGTGAGTTGACTGGTTTACCGATTGATGGCCAAACGTTTTCTGGTACAACAGCTGAAGTACTTATAAAATACAATGTGAGCGGAAACAGGGAATGGACGAAGTTACGAGGTGCCGGATCGGGAAAAACTACTATCTCTCGTGGCGTTTATGCTGATAACGCTGGGAACGTTTACACAACAGGTTGGACTAATGGGAATCTTTCCAATGTAAGTTTGAATGGAACTCAAGATGTTTATTTTTCTAAATACCATTTTAATGGAAACTTAGAATGGACAAGATTGTCAGGTAGCGCCTCAGTAACGTTAGATGGAATGGGTTTGTCTTCAGATCGTTATGGAACCATCTTCCTGACAGGTGGCACAACTGGAAACTTTGATGGCAAAGTAAAAACAGGAACAAAAGATGCCTTTGTCATTAAATATAAATAA
- a CDS encoding tetratricopeptide repeat protein yields MRQNSTVWYLFRQAISALGILISLGFLPLFAESSTNQIFANERTKQGELLYQKAKEFLDDRYHYQSVESCKSFLLLYPGHPKTRDIRKILSSNYRMTGDILALAENELKTYKEFPNTEEGLESYLISGKAFVRMGREDKAYQIFQDIIKNTYSSKIAQEAELELTQMEILGESKNK; encoded by the coding sequence ATGAGACAGAATTCTACAGTTTGGTATCTTTTCCGACAGGCCATTTCCGCACTGGGAATCTTGATTTCACTGGGATTTTTGCCCCTTTTCGCAGAAAGTTCTACCAACCAAATTTTTGCCAATGAACGCACCAAACAAGGTGAACTTCTTTACCAAAAAGCAAAAGAGTTTTTGGATGATCGATACCATTACCAATCCGTAGAATCTTGCAAAAGTTTTCTGTTACTTTATCCGGGCCATCCTAAAACAAGAGATATCCGGAAGATTTTAAGTTCCAACTACCGCATGACGGGAGATATTTTAGCTCTTGCTGAAAACGAACTAAAAACTTATAAAGAATTTCCTAATACTGAAGAAGGCCTCGAATCCTACCTGATTTCAGGAAAAGCCTTTGTCCGAATGGGCCGGGAAGATAAAGCCTATCAGATTTTTCAGGACATTATTAAAAATACGTATTCCAGTAAAATTGCCCAAGAAGCGGAATTAGAACTGACTCAGATGGAAATTTTAGGAGAGAGTAAAAATAAGTAA
- the queD gene encoding 6-carboxytetrahydropterin synthase QueD, whose product MEELELSKTFGFEAAHFLPNVPEGHKCKRMHGHSFRFAVYLKGEIDPHTGWIMDFGELKSIVKPILDEHLDHYVLNDVPGLENPTSENIAVWLWNQLKPKLPLLDKITLYETCTSSCVYRGPKK is encoded by the coding sequence ATGGAAGAGCTTGAACTTTCCAAAACCTTTGGTTTTGAAGCCGCACATTTTTTACCAAATGTTCCTGAAGGTCATAAGTGCAAAAGAATGCATGGCCACAGTTTTCGTTTTGCAGTGTATCTAAAGGGTGAAATCGATCCACATACAGGATGGATTATGGACTTTGGAGAACTAAAATCTATCGTAAAACCAATCTTAGACGAACATTTGGACCATTATGTTTTGAATGATGTCCCTGGCCTAGAAAATCCAACAAGTGAAAACATTGCAGTATGGCTCTGGAACCAGTTAAAACCTAAACTTCCACTCCTCGATAAAATTACATTGTACGAAACTTGTACTAGTTCCTGTGTGTATAGAGGTCCCAAAAAGTAA
- a CDS encoding NAD(P)-dependent oxidoreductase, with the protein MKITLIGATGFIGNKTLEETLNRGYQVTTVLRDPSKLKTEHKNLTKVKGDIFDTDGLSKIISGSDAVLDSYNPGWTDLNIRENMINGSLSILGATKKAGVKRIIVMGGAGSLEVQPGVQLIDTPEFPKEYFGGADGARQILNHLRSENDLEWTFLSPSAVIEPEGPKTGKYRFSKESLLVDTNGHSHISLADLVKAFVDELEERKYVKQRFTVGY; encoded by the coding sequence ATGAAAATTACATTAATTGGAGCAACAGGGTTTATAGGAAACAAAACTCTGGAAGAAACATTGAATAGAGGATACCAAGTGACAACTGTTTTGCGTGATCCTTCTAAACTAAAAACAGAACACAAGAATTTAACAAAGGTCAAAGGAGATATTTTTGATACTGATGGATTGTCAAAAATCATTTCTGGTTCTGATGCAGTTTTAGATTCTTATAACCCAGGATGGACAGATCTTAATATTCGTGAAAACATGATCAATGGATCTTTATCGATTCTCGGTGCTACAAAAAAAGCGGGAGTCAAACGGATCATTGTTATGGGCGGAGCAGGATCATTAGAAGTGCAACCAGGAGTGCAGCTCATTGACACACCGGAATTTCCTAAAGAATATTTTGGCGGAGCAGATGGTGCCAGACAAATTCTAAACCACTTACGTTCAGAAAATGATTTGGAATGGACTTTCCTTTCTCCTTCTGCTGTTATCGAACCTGAAGGACCAAAAACAGGTAAATATCGTTTTTCAAAAGAATCCCTTCTAGTTGATACCAATGGACATAGCCATATCTCACTGGCAGACTTAGTAAAAGCTTTTGTAGATGAACTCGAAGAAAGAAAATATGTAAAACAAAGATTTACAGTCGGTTATTGA
- a CDS encoding NUDIX hydrolase: MIPYESFVEKLSRDFEEIPDTSEIKSGVIFPLFGSKDSAEGIILTERSKHLKSHPGQISFPGGVKEKEDPNLLVTALREWEEEMGVQRSTLNVLGKLEGLHTRTGFHITPFLAIYEGDFTFPHNTEEVERVILLPFSDLWTKPFYAIQVPGREHFAYYFDLGDGLLWGATCEMILRFLRDHSSFDRTPLLVKPNLLKPPFLDPNSL; encoded by the coding sequence ATGATACCCTACGAGTCCTTTGTAGAAAAACTTTCAAGGGACTTCGAAGAAATTCCTGACACATCAGAAATCAAGTCGGGAGTGATTTTTCCTTTGTTTGGATCCAAAGATTCGGCAGAAGGTATCATTCTTACAGAGCGCTCCAAACATCTAAAATCTCACCCTGGCCAAATTTCATTTCCAGGTGGAGTTAAAGAAAAAGAGGATCCCAATCTCCTTGTCACTGCCCTTCGGGAATGGGAAGAAGAGATGGGTGTACAACGTTCTACCTTAAACGTCCTCGGAAAACTGGAAGGTCTCCATACGAGGACCGGTTTTCATATCACCCCGTTTTTGGCCATTTATGAAGGTGATTTTACTTTCCCACACAATACAGAAGAAGTGGAACGAGTCATCCTCCTCCCCTTTTCCGACCTTTGGACAAAACCGTTTTATGCCATTCAAGTCCCAGGCAGGGAACATTTTGCTTATTATTTTGATTTAGGTGATGGTCTCCTTTGGGGTGCCACCTGCGAAATGATTTTACGATTCCTACGAGACCATTCTTCCTTTGACAGGACACCTCTTCTTGTGAAACCAAATCTGTTGAAACCTCCTTTTTTAGATCCCAATTCCCTCTAA
- the queC gene encoding 7-cyano-7-deazaguanine synthase QueC: MVSAKDSSSHSKSEKKGAVVLLSGGLDSTTCLYFAAKEFGYPKNKKLPILALSFDYSQKHKIELIKSKKIAKLLGIKHVIQKLDPGFFLGSSLTEKKIKVRKNAKSLFSGIEKEIPNTYVPGRNILFLSFALSLAEGHGYDSIYIGVNALDYSGYPDCRPEFIESFQNMANLGTKKGVSGDGDSIQIKTPLLHLNKKEIIELGIEVDAPLHLTHSCYDPINGKPCGKCDSCILRAKGFLEAGILDPTF; this comes from the coding sequence ATGGTTTCCGCTAAGGATTCCTCTTCACATTCTAAATCTGAGAAAAAAGGAGCCGTTGTACTTCTGTCAGGTGGGCTGGATTCAACAACCTGCCTCTATTTTGCTGCCAAAGAATTTGGTTATCCCAAAAACAAAAAATTACCAATACTAGCACTCTCTTTTGATTATTCGCAAAAACATAAAATTGAACTCATCAAAAGTAAAAAAATAGCAAAACTTCTAGGAATCAAACATGTGATTCAAAAATTGGATCCGGGATTTTTTTTAGGAAGTTCGCTTACAGAGAAAAAAATCAAGGTTAGAAAAAACGCCAAATCACTGTTTAGCGGTATAGAAAAAGAAATTCCAAATACCTATGTGCCCGGACGTAATATTTTATTTTTATCCTTTGCTCTGTCACTGGCTGAAGGTCATGGATATGATTCGATATATATTGGAGTCAACGCCCTAGATTATTCTGGGTATCCCGATTGCCGTCCGGAGTTTATCGAATCCTTCCAAAATATGGCAAATCTCGGGACAAAAAAAGGTGTAAGTGGTGATGGTGATTCGATCCAAATTAAAACGCCTCTGCTTCATTTAAACAAAAAAGAAATTATTGAACTCGGAATCGAAGTAGACGCACCACTCCACCTAACACATTCTTGTTACGATCCTATTAATGGAAAACCTTGCGGAAAATGTGATTCTTGCATTTTGAGGGCAAAGGGATTTTTGGAAGCTGGCATTTTAGATCCAACTTTTTGA
- the purF gene encoding amidophosphoribosyltransferase, translating into MILQSDKPKEECAIYGIYNSKEAANFTYLGLYSMQHRGQESSGIVTTDGSHLYRYANMGLVANIFTQPKIKELIGDSAIGHNRYSTTGASFLRNAQPIRVESHLGPVALAHNGNLVNSWDIRNRLERDGSIFQTTIDSEVIVHLMAKSHKTDLLEALCDSLAQVRGAYSLLVLTPRYLVAVRDPNGFRPLVMGKRSDGAIVFASETCAFDITDTEYVRDVEPGEMVVIDHTGMRSLYPFPKAKPSLCIFEYIYFARPDSYIFEESVYKVRKSLGRQLARVMPVEADVIIPVPDSANIAALGYSEESGIPYQSGLIRSHYIGRTFIEPDQKIRDFGAKIKYNVVKEVVNGKRVVIIDDSVMRGTTSRKIIKMIRNAGAKEIHFRVSAPPTVAPCYYGIDIPTHKELIASTHTIEEIQKYLRVDSLAYLTLDTMHKAVEGHKGGGFCDACFTSNYPVEFQDHAGNQKSLFTEYATEE; encoded by the coding sequence ATGATTCTCCAATCTGACAAACCAAAAGAAGAATGTGCCATATACGGCATCTACAATAGCAAGGAAGCTGCTAATTTTACCTACCTAGGTTTGTACTCGATGCAACACCGTGGCCAGGAGTCCAGTGGGATCGTCACAACAGATGGTTCCCACTTATACCGGTATGCCAATATGGGCCTTGTGGCAAATATCTTCACTCAACCGAAGATTAAAGAGCTCATAGGGGACTCGGCCATTGGTCACAACCGGTATTCCACAACGGGAGCGAGTTTTCTTAGAAATGCCCAGCCCATCCGCGTGGAATCCCACTTAGGACCTGTGGCTCTTGCTCACAATGGAAACCTAGTCAACTCTTGGGACATTCGCAATCGTTTGGAAAGAGACGGATCTATTTTCCAAACTACCATTGATTCTGAAGTGATAGTCCACCTTATGGCAAAAAGCCATAAAACAGATCTTCTGGAAGCACTTTGTGATTCACTGGCTCAGGTTCGTGGCGCTTATTCCTTATTAGTTTTAACTCCCAGATACTTAGTTGCCGTGCGAGATCCGAACGGATTTAGGCCCCTTGTTATGGGAAAACGTTCGGACGGAGCCATTGTATTTGCTTCTGAAACTTGCGCTTTCGATATTACTGATACCGAATACGTAAGAGATGTGGAACCAGGAGAAATGGTTGTCATCGATCATACAGGAATGAGGTCACTTTATCCATTCCCAAAAGCAAAACCAAGTCTTTGTATTTTTGAATATATCTACTTTGCAAGACCTGATTCTTATATTTTTGAAGAATCAGTTTACAAAGTAAGAAAATCTCTCGGCCGTCAGCTTGCACGTGTTATGCCTGTCGAAGCTGACGTGATCATTCCTGTCCCCGATTCTGCAAATATTGCGGCTCTGGGTTATAGTGAAGAGTCAGGGATTCCTTACCAAAGTGGACTCATTCGTTCACATTATATTGGTCGTACTTTCATTGAACCGGACCAAAAGATTCGGGACTTCGGTGCCAAAATCAAATACAATGTAGTGAAAGAAGTAGTGAATGGAAAACGAGTGGTTATCATTGACGACTCGGTGATGCGTGGAACCACAAGTCGTAAAATCATTAAAATGATTCGTAACGCTGGTGCCAAAGAAATCCATTTCCGTGTTTCCGCACCTCCGACAGTAGCACCATGTTATTATGGAATTGATATTCCCACCCACAAAGAACTCATTGCGTCGACTCACACTATTGAAGAAATTCAAAAATACCTTCGTGTGGACTCCCTAGCTTATTTGACATTAGATACAATGCACAAGGCCGTGGAAGGTCATAAAGGTGGGGGTTTTTGTGATGCATGTTTTACATCCAACTACCCGGTAGAATTCCAAGACCATGCGGGAAATCAAAAGTCCTTATTTACGGAATACGCGACGGAAGAGTGA
- a CDS encoding Rrf2 family transcriptional regulator has protein sequence MSIPSRYSVAIHILTILEMNGEVSSEEIAGSVGTNPAIIRLLLGKLKKAGIIRSRRGVKGSTLSKPAREINLLDIYKATEKEETLFLLHEHPNPNCPIGKNIQFTLTGILDEAQKAMEDKLSEYSLSDVSSEIRQKTESKKKVFYKKQA, from the coding sequence ATGTCGATTCCAAGTAGATATTCCGTAGCCATCCATATTCTGACGATTTTAGAAATGAATGGAGAAGTTTCCTCTGAGGAAATCGCAGGTTCAGTCGGTACTAACCCTGCCATCATACGTTTGTTACTTGGAAAACTAAAAAAAGCAGGTATCATTCGTTCGCGTAGGGGTGTCAAAGGATCTACATTGTCCAAACCTGCTAGAGAAATCAATTTGCTCGATATCTACAAAGCAACAGAAAAAGAAGAAACTTTATTTCTTTTGCATGAACATCCAAATCCGAATTGTCCCATTGGAAAAAATATCCAATTCACTCTAACGGGTATTTTAGATGAAGCGCAAAAAGCAATGGAAGATAAACTTTCAGAATATAGTTTATCCGATGTAAGTTCGGAGATTCGTCAAAAGACAGAATCGAAAAAAAAGGTATTTTATAAAAAACAAGCTTAA
- a CDS encoding SBBP repeat-containing protein, with translation MTGQVGGSGTFMGNPLPGGSMDSYLISLNTNGNIQWVRLLGISGGTTSKRAMSVDKKGSVYITGDANLGIDGQTKLGTSDAFLMKYR, from the coding sequence ATGACTGGGCAAGTCGGTGGTTCTGGAACCTTTATGGGAAATCCATTACCAGGTGGAAGTATGGATTCCTATCTAATTTCTTTAAACACTAATGGTAACATTCAATGGGTTCGACTTCTTGGAATATCTGGCGGGACGACCAGTAAAAGAGCTATGTCTGTTGATAAAAAGGGATCTGTTTATATTACAGGGGATGCTAATTTAGGTATTGATGGTCAAACAAAACTAGGTACTTCCGATGCATTTTTAATGAAGTACCGATAA
- a CDS encoding ribonuclease D gives MQINSNYILVDTAKALDLALINLRQSKIMSIDTESSGYYTYYPKVCLIQINSNGKNYLIDPLKITNLSALGPLFEDPNILKIFHSAQDDIKALKRDFGFKFVNTADTMISSRLLSLEQSSLSHVVEHYHKVTLSKVEQKSNWEIRPLQKQQLKYAALDTAYLESIWLKMEEELKRRTLYEEAKSEFEFIASEEYVAKEGEGFSLGKFPDILNFTPLERRKILELLRYRDEKAKRINKASFRVFNNDKLSQAVKEQPNEDKCIEWFGKKDGSEIYKLLIAEYSDPIDTSELSKRHGEDLNEEENHKFENAKKWRLRIMRARRMEHSLLPSNKQLIVILRAAPKNLEELKALHVFSDWKVQNYGPSLLAAIQGLPFDSMINRLVAIRSKEAFVAKRRKKQNQNSKDES, from the coding sequence ATGCAAATCAATTCCAACTATATTCTCGTTGATACAGCAAAAGCTTTGGATTTAGCTCTGATTAATCTCAGACAGTCCAAAATCATGTCCATCGACACCGAGTCCTCCGGTTATTACACGTACTACCCCAAAGTTTGTCTCATTCAGATCAATTCTAATGGCAAAAATTACCTGATTGACCCTCTAAAAATCACAAATTTGTCAGCTTTGGGTCCTTTGTTTGAAGATCCGAACATTCTCAAAATCTTCCATTCGGCACAAGACGATATCAAAGCCTTAAAAAGAGACTTTGGGTTCAAATTTGTGAACACGGCAGATACAATGATCAGTTCTCGTTTATTGTCACTAGAACAAAGTTCATTGTCCCATGTGGTAGAACATTATCATAAAGTAACACTTTCCAAAGTAGAACAGAAGTCTAATTGGGAAATTCGCCCCCTCCAAAAACAACAGCTAAAATACGCAGCTCTTGATACTGCTTATTTAGAATCCATTTGGTTAAAAATGGAAGAAGAGTTAAAACGTAGAACTCTGTATGAAGAAGCAAAATCTGAGTTTGAATTTATTGCCTCTGAAGAGTATGTTGCCAAAGAAGGAGAAGGATTCTCCCTTGGAAAATTTCCTGACATTCTTAATTTCACTCCGCTCGAAAGAAGAAAGATTTTAGAACTCCTTCGTTACCGCGACGAAAAAGCAAAACGAATCAACAAAGCTAGTTTCCGCGTTTTTAATAACGACAAACTATCTCAAGCTGTCAAAGAACAACCTAACGAAGACAAATGTATCGAATGGTTTGGTAAAAAGGATGGATCAGAAATCTACAAACTGTTAATAGCAGAATATAGCGATCCCATTGATACCTCAGAACTTTCGAAACGTCACGGGGAAGATCTAAACGAAGAAGAAAATCATAAATTTGAAAACGCTAAGAAATGGCGACTTCGTATTATGCGCGCTAGACGAATGGAACATTCTCTTCTACCTTCCAACAAACAACTCATCGTTATTTTACGAGCAGCACCAAAAAACTTAGAAGAACTAAAAGCACTCCATGTGTTTTCGGATTGGAAAGTACAAAACTATGGTCCAAGTTTACTTGCTGCTATCCAAGGACTTCCTTTTGATTCGATGATCAACCGTTTAGTGGCCATTCGTTCCAAAGAAGCATTTGTTGCCAAACGTAGGAAAAAACAAAACCAAAACTCGAAAGACGAGAGTTGA
- a CDS encoding vWA domain-containing protein, translating into MSVIVCCCLFFLFDFPVSTQSQPNKRYVFILDASGSMSEKWDGKTRMAVAKEKLLQVLGGLPKDVSVGLVAYGNRIAGCSSARLYHPIQRGAASIVSQKISSIIPAGSTPIAQTLNVVGEFLLNDVQETEIIFISDGVESCDGDPKAVLYQLKNSGKKFRLQVLGIDIDPQGEEDLKRLSILGDGNYYSLKRPEDYDSSFKRIFFKSEGEQALATETTKSSTNLPANSQIKILNILPYEDGSESGYILNYEYNAPSNTSYMVQLYLYPTEEKLRSFPVPPLRERRMGDLTKHQIEFKSGPEGKGNWIFRLPTGKRMRASAELWDLTGIPKILALSEEKPVQ; encoded by the coding sequence ATCTCTGTCATCGTATGTTGTTGTTTGTTTTTTCTTTTCGATTTCCCAGTTTCGACCCAATCACAACCTAACAAACGATACGTTTTCATTTTAGATGCCAGCGGCTCCATGTCTGAAAAATGGGATGGGAAAACCAGGATGGCGGTTGCCAAAGAAAAACTTTTACAAGTTCTTGGTGGATTGCCAAAGGACGTGAGTGTGGGTCTTGTTGCCTACGGAAACCGAATTGCAGGTTGTTCCTCAGCCAGATTGTACCACCCTATTCAACGAGGGGCCGCATCCATTGTCAGTCAAAAGATTTCCTCAATCATTCCAGCAGGTTCTACGCCGATTGCTCAAACCTTAAATGTAGTTGGTGAGTTTCTTTTGAATGATGTACAAGAAACTGAAATTATTTTTATCTCTGATGGTGTGGAAAGTTGTGATGGTGATCCCAAAGCAGTACTCTACCAATTGAAAAATTCTGGAAAAAAATTTCGTTTGCAAGTGTTAGGGATTGATATTGATCCGCAAGGAGAAGAAGATCTAAAAAGACTTTCAATTCTTGGTGATGGAAATTATTATTCTTTAAAACGTCCCGAAGATTACGATTCTTCCTTCAAACGGATCTTTTTTAAATCCGAAGGGGAACAGGCTCTTGCCACTGAAACTACGAAATCCAGTACAAACCTACCCGCAAACTCCCAAATCAAAATTTTAAATATTCTACCATATGAAGACGGATCTGAATCCGGTTACATTCTAAATTACGAATACAACGCACCATCGAATACTTCCTATATGGTTCAGTTATATCTTTATCCAACAGAAGAAAAACTTAGAAGTTTTCCCGTACCTCCACTGCGAGAGCGCAGGATGGGTGACCTCACCAAACACCAAATTGAATTTAAATCGGGACCAGAAGGAAAAGGAAATTGGATCTTTCGATTGCCCACAGGAAAACGGATGCGGGCCTCAGCAGAATTATGGGATTTGACAGGAATTCCGAAAATTCTTGCCCTTTCTGAAGAAAAACCCGTTCAGTAG
- a CDS encoding NAD(P) transhydrogenase subunit alpha, giving the protein MEIFVTAVTIFVLAIFVGFEIITKIPPILHTPLMSGSNAISGITLIGALYAAGIEESNITKILGLFSVIFATINVVGGFLVTHRMLGMFKKKDAPK; this is encoded by the coding sequence ATGGAAATATTTGTTACAGCCGTCACGATTTTCGTCCTAGCGATCTTCGTGGGATTTGAAATCATCACAAAAATCCCTCCCATCCTCCACACCCCTCTTATGTCGGGTTCCAACGCCATTTCCGGCATTACTTTGATTGGTGCGCTTTATGCTGCCGGGATCGAAGAGAGTAATATCACCAAAATTTTGGGCTTATTCTCTGTTATTTTTGCTACGATCAACGTAGTAGGTGGGTTTCTTGTGACTCATAGAATGCTCGGAATGTTTAAAAAGAAGGACGCACCTAAATAA